Proteins encoded in a region of the Nicotiana tomentosiformis chromosome 9, ASM39032v3, whole genome shotgun sequence genome:
- the LOC104103273 gene encoding transcription repressor OFP12 produces the protein MPRILQKKFYHCFPNFKCLPTNLSLSFEEEENEQTMKNFNSVFDIPSDSATSKSLTNSSTLTEDYIFSSFEDSEYSDTDSNNIPDFSNVFASQRFFFSSPGNSNSIVDFPTNPSPEKREESVVTGGVAIQTYSPDPYSDFRRSMQEMVEAHELTDVKANWELLHELLLCYLNLNPKHTHKYIVGAFSDLVVSLVTSSNDQEKKTKDTTRR, from the coding sequence ATGCCAAGAATTCTTCAAAAGAAATTCTACCATTGCTTCCCAAACTTCAAATGCCTTCCCACAAATCTCTCTCTATCtttcgaagaagaagaaaatgaacaAACTATGAAAAACTTCAACTCTGTTTTCGACATTCCTTCTGATTCCGCCACTTCTAAATCTCTCACTAATTCCTCCACCTTAACAGAAGATTATATCTTCTCTTCTTTTGAAGATTCAGAATATTCTGATACTGATTCTAACAATATTCCCGATTTCTCCAATGTCTTTGCATCTCAACGCTTCTTCTTCTCTTCCCCTGGTAACTCCAACTCCATTGTGGATTTTCCGACCAACCCTTCGCCGGAGAAGAGAGAAGAGTCGGTGGTCACCGGCGGCGTTGCAATTCAGACGTACTCGCCTGACCCGTATTCCGATTTCCGACGATCAATGCAAGAAATGGTGGAAGCTCATGAGTTGACCGATGTGAAAGCCAATTGGGAATTATTGCATGAACTCCTCCTCTGTTATTTAAACCTTAATCCGAAACATACCCACAAATATATCGTTGGTGCTTTTTCGGATCTTGTTGTTTCTCTCGTGACGTCATCGAACGATCAAGAAAAAAAGACGAAAGATACAACTAGACGATGA